The proteins below are encoded in one region of Methanosarcina barkeri 3:
- the wrbA gene encoding NAD(P)H:quinone oxidoreductase type IV, producing MVKVNVIFHSIHGHIYKMAEAIADGAREVKGAEVEIYQVPETLPYEVLEKMGAIETKNLFAHIPVVTRSMYEDVFAGADALIFGTPTRYGNMTAQMRTVFDGLGGLWSRDALVGKVGSVFTSSGTQHGGQESTILTTHVTLLHLGMIIVGLPYSEKRQRRMDEVTGGSPYGASTIAGADENRQPSENELAMARYQGRYVTQIAKKLAGR from the coding sequence ATGGTTAAGGTAAACGTGATATTTCACAGTATTCATGGTCACATATATAAAATGGCAGAAGCTATAGCTGATGGAGCCAGAGAAGTCAAAGGAGCTGAAGTAGAGATTTATCAGGTACCTGAAACCCTGCCTTACGAAGTCCTGGAAAAAATGGGAGCAATCGAAACAAAAAATCTTTTTGCTCATATTCCCGTGGTTACCAGGAGTATGTATGAAGATGTATTTGCAGGAGCAGATGCCCTTATATTCGGGACACCTACGCGCTATGGAAATATGACTGCTCAGATGCGTACAGTTTTTGACGGCCTTGGAGGGCTCTGGAGCAGAGATGCTCTTGTTGGAAAAGTAGGAAGTGTCTTTACATCAAGTGGGACACAGCATGGAGGCCAGGAATCTACAATTCTCACAACACATGTTACCCTTCTCCATCTCGGAATGATCATTGTCGGGCTTCCGTATTCAGAAAAACGTCAAAGAAGAATGGATGAAGTTACAGGAGGTAGCCCGTACGGAGCTTCAACGATTGCAGGAGCAGATGAAAACCGCCAGCCTTCTGAAAATGAACTGGCAATGGCCCGTTATCAGGGTAGATATGTAACTCAAATCGCAAAAAAACTCGCTGGAAGATAA
- a CDS encoding PKD domain-containing protein: protein MKKILLPMVLLVLVTLLVPTTLAEGNVQVNDFSSNITNGTVTLNTRFTGDVTGNVTDWKFVFENVVTENTTYSKGTGSENVTTGHYFKKPGVYNVTLVAWGPEGNDSLTKVAYVTANMGNSSTPTADFTASPTYGSAPLNVSFTDNSTNATSWYWKFGDGNVSTERNPTYNYSADGDYTVILAVNNSNGWSAKTQEISVHNGLPMVDFSADNSSGSVQFTDLSQNATEWVWDFGDGDTSEDESPAHTYSTAGNYTVTLTASNEVGSLSKVHVVNVTEEAIANDDSSSSSSSSSSSSSSSSSSSHHHHSSSSSGGVGISSSNTGTSGTVIHMSGTESESTGIDQNNSTATNVSDNLSASPELQSNVTEAMNETQSEPETQGFEQDNESTEANTDEQTPEQAQSSNASGTGNEKSPGFEMIYGVIGLLGVALYRRR from the coding sequence ATGAAAAAAATTCTCTTGCCTATGGTTTTACTAGTATTAGTAACACTTTTAGTGCCCACAACTTTAGCAGAAGGCAATGTACAAGTTAATGACTTTTCTTCTAACATTACAAATGGAACTGTTACTTTAAATACCAGATTTACTGGTGATGTCACCGGGAACGTTACTGATTGGAAGTTTGTATTTGAAAATGTAGTGACAGAAAACACTACTTACAGCAAAGGAACCGGTAGTGAAAACGTTACAACCGGTCATTATTTTAAAAAACCTGGTGTTTACAATGTTACACTGGTCGCATGGGGACCTGAAGGAAACGACTCACTTACAAAGGTTGCCTATGTAACAGCCAACATGGGTAACTCAAGCACACCAACTGCAGATTTCACTGCATCTCCCACTTACGGAAGTGCACCGTTGAATGTATCATTTACCGATAACAGTACAAATGCAACTTCCTGGTACTGGAAGTTTGGGGACGGAAATGTTTCGACAGAGAGGAACCCAACTTATAATTACTCTGCTGATGGAGATTATACTGTTATCCTTGCAGTAAACAATTCAAACGGTTGGAGCGCAAAAACTCAAGAAATATCCGTACACAACGGTCTTCCTATGGTTGACTTTAGTGCAGATAATTCAAGTGGCTCTGTGCAGTTTACGGATTTATCCCAAAACGCAACCGAATGGGTCTGGGACTTCGGAGACGGGGACACTTCAGAAGATGAGAGCCCAGCACACACTTATTCCACAGCAGGAAACTATACAGTAACACTCACGGCAAGCAACGAAGTTGGATCTCTCTCAAAAGTTCATGTGGTAAACGTAACGGAAGAAGCTATTGCTAACGATGACAGCAGCAGTAGTAGCAGTAGCAGTAGTAGCAGCAGTAGTAGCAGCAGTAGCAGCAGCCACCACCATCACAGCAGCAGTAGTAGTGGCGGTGTTGGTATCAGCAGCAGTAATACCGGTACTTCTGGTACAGTAATACATATGAGTGGAACTGAGTCTGAATCTACTGGTATTGATCAAAATAACAGTACAGCAACAAACGTTAGTGATAACTTAAGTGCTTCTCCTGAACTTCAAAGCAATGTAACAGAAGCTATGAATGAAACACAGTCCGAACCTGAAACTCAGGGCTTTGAACAGGATAACGAAAGTACGGAAGCAAACACTGATGAACAGACGCCTGAGCAGGCACAAAGCTCAAACGCCTCTGGAACTGGAAACGAAAAGTCTCCTGGATTTGAAATGATTTATGGAGTAATCGGACTTCTTGGAGTGGCACTCTACAGAAGAAGATAA
- a CDS encoding glycoside hydrolase family 15 protein, producing the protein MGVVSNIGEIVFENPEIGLQITIWEAVHPSANIFYRTFKVTNTSNKPKHLRLFSNQNYRILETKIGETAVIDKHTLIHYKRDRYFLHASDPAFDQYAVGTAEWKGLEGTWRDMENDASLSGNIVAHGSVDSTLGWTLPELKPGESARIHYWIVLGKKYCSVLHTHKQEKKAGRKALFYHNFNFWSSFIERVSVLPEFSRISQLPHNVLKCFYRSLLAVIAHMDITGSIIASCDSDIKQFGADLYTYCWPRDAAWVCLALDKARYHHLTSETFEFFSKIITPRGNFLHKYTPAGDFGSTWHPVPMIQIDETGIPLYALYNNWEIAKSVWTTGRYYRTLVIPTASYLIKSIDAETGLPISSFDLWEERKGVYTYSACTVYAGLTGAYELSRSLGDYDNADIWKKASDRIRKSILEKLYDKKLKRFRRALDDSTLDSSVFAVWYFGILPPDDHRVVQTMEAIERELKRPSGGIARYLHDTYFGYMNSWIICTLWLSQWHSATGNLDQALKLLEWCADHAYPTGLLSEQIDDRGKPLSVLPLAWSHSAYVLAVLEYLQALEKKESDSCNYPEK; encoded by the coding sequence ATGGGAGTTGTCTCCAACATAGGGGAAATAGTGTTCGAAAACCCGGAAATCGGACTTCAAATTACTATCTGGGAAGCTGTCCATCCCTCGGCAAACATTTTTTACAGGACTTTTAAGGTCACTAATACCTCTAATAAGCCCAAACATTTGCGTCTTTTCTCAAACCAGAACTACCGAATTCTTGAGACAAAAATCGGAGAAACGGCTGTAATCGATAAACATACGCTTATACATTACAAGCGCGACCGTTACTTTCTGCACGCAAGTGACCCTGCGTTTGACCAGTATGCAGTTGGAACTGCAGAGTGGAAAGGGCTTGAAGGCACCTGGAGAGACATGGAAAACGATGCCTCCCTCAGTGGGAATATTGTTGCTCACGGCTCGGTAGATTCCACCCTTGGTTGGACTCTTCCTGAACTGAAGCCAGGAGAATCGGCAAGAATACACTACTGGATAGTTCTCGGAAAAAAGTACTGCAGCGTACTTCACACTCATAAACAGGAAAAGAAAGCCGGAAGAAAAGCCCTTTTTTATCATAACTTCAATTTCTGGAGTTCATTTATTGAGAGAGTATCCGTCCTTCCTGAGTTTTCCCGTATATCTCAGTTGCCACATAATGTCTTAAAGTGCTTTTACAGAAGCCTTCTTGCAGTTATCGCTCATATGGACATTACAGGCTCGATAATTGCATCCTGCGATTCGGATATAAAGCAATTCGGAGCAGACCTTTATACATACTGCTGGCCCAGGGATGCAGCCTGGGTTTGCCTTGCACTCGATAAAGCACGATATCATCACCTTACCTCAGAGACCTTTGAATTTTTCTCAAAAATCATCACCCCTAGAGGCAACTTCCTTCACAAGTATACGCCTGCCGGAGATTTCGGGAGTACCTGGCATCCTGTCCCTATGATTCAGATCGATGAAACAGGTATTCCTCTTTACGCTCTCTATAACAACTGGGAAATTGCAAAGAGTGTCTGGACTACAGGCAGATACTACAGAACGCTTGTAATTCCCACGGCCAGCTATCTTATAAAATCTATTGACGCGGAAACAGGCCTTCCAATTTCAAGTTTTGACCTGTGGGAAGAACGAAAAGGTGTGTATACCTACAGCGCTTGTACTGTATATGCCGGCCTCACAGGGGCTTATGAACTCTCCCGTTCTCTTGGTGATTATGACAATGCAGACATATGGAAGAAAGCTTCAGATCGAATACGGAAGTCCATACTGGAGAAACTTTATGATAAAAAACTAAAGCGTTTTCGCCGCGCTCTTGACGATTCAACTCTTGATTCTTCGGTTTTTGCAGTCTGGTACTTCGGAATTCTTCCTCCAGATGACCACAGGGTTGTCCAGACAATGGAAGCTATCGAACGTGAACTTAAGCGTCCCTCAGGCGGAATAGCCAGGTACCTTCATGATACTTATTTTGGCTATATGAATAGCTGGATTATCTGCACTCTCTGGCTTTCACAGTGGCATTCCGCAACCGGTAACCTTGACCAGGCTCTCAAACTCCTGGAATGGTGCGCAGATCACGCCTATCCCACAGGCCTCCTATCCGAACAAATTGATGACAGAGGCAAACCTCTCTCCGTCCTCCCTTTAGCCTGGTCTCACTCAGCCTATGTATTGGCTGTCCTCGAATACCTGCAAGCCCTTGAGAAAAAAGAGAGCGATTCATGCAATTATCCAGAAAAATAG
- a CDS encoding PIG-L deacetylase family protein — protein sequence MKLIAKPSPKPMKILALGAHPDDMEIACGGSLAKLSDAGHTISGLDRKWWGMWGQWFI from the coding sequence ATGAAATTGATAGCTAAACCGAGTCCAAAACCGATGAAAATTTTGGCACTTGGAGCCCATCCAGATGACATGGAGATCGCCTGTGGAGGATCTCTCGCAAAGCTTTCCGATGCAGGGCACACTATAAGTGGGCTTGATCGCAAGTGGTGGGGAATGTGGGGGCAATGGTTCATCTAG
- a CDS encoding glycoside hydrolase family 16 protein: protein MRKSIFLLIGIMLLISNASALSWSRYDGTLKSGTKGPGSNYWNPNNVYIDPDESNASVLSWSGYDWILKSGIKGPGSNYWNPNNAYVDSDGKLHLEINYTDGHWNCVELDSVKNFKYGKYTWVVSSQSLNLDKNVVLGLFTYTDDNHEIDIESGQWGNSSSDHLHFTCQPDQTVTFVSPDSSYINATNVTYTFDWRPTYIHYTATASNGKIIANWYCTNARDIPKVKAKVMINLWLQHSVPPSNGKPVDVIISSFYRS, encoded by the coding sequence ATGAGAAAATCGATATTCCTGTTAATTGGAATTATGTTACTTATATCAAATGCAAGTGCTCTTAGTTGGTCGAGATACGATGGGACACTTAAAAGTGGTACAAAAGGTCCTGGATCAAACTATTGGAACCCAAATAACGTATATATAGATCCAGATGAATCAAATGCAAGTGTCCTTAGTTGGTCGGGATATGATTGGATACTTAAAAGTGGTATAAAAGGTCCTGGATCAAACTATTGGAACCCAAATAATGCATATGTAGACTCAGATGGTAAACTACACCTAGAAATAAACTATACAGATGGCCATTGGAATTGTGTTGAACTAGACAGTGTTAAAAACTTTAAATACGGAAAATATACGTGGGTAGTATCTTCACAATCATTAAATCTTGATAAAAATGTAGTGCTTGGACTCTTCACATATACAGACGACAATCATGAGATTGATATTGAATCAGGTCAGTGGGGTAACTCAAGCTCAGACCATCTACATTTCACATGCCAGCCAGACCAAACAGTAACGTTTGTGTCACCTGATTCTAGTTATATAAACGCAACTAACGTGACTTATACATTTGACTGGCGACCAACTTACATACATTACACTGCTACAGCGTCAAATGGCAAAATCATTGCTAATTGGTACTGTACAAACGCTAGAGATATTCCTAAAGTAAAAGCGAAAGTAATGATAAACCTTTGGTTGCAGCATAGTGTACCACCAAGTAATGGCAAACCAGTAGACGTGATTATAAGCTCCTTTTATAGGAGCTAA
- a CDS encoding integrase: MKEKYPVSGFIRDKEAIYVNGIRIFVPVEYDRFKAGIPKKRHKTLFELSTITGMRYAEIQRLYDHPEWYSESRNQIRLNEDAQKKVKRKAKERTIDLLPSTFPYILDQFFNGPAPPDIDTWNQDLKRWAIKTNFNPFGISAKTTRKSIESWMLSSGVPPFKVYQRQGHDPETSLYHYQGLSFTDIEMHQIKKRLMEWGILRTDS, translated from the coding sequence ATGAAAGAAAAGTATCCGGTTTCAGGATTTATAAGGGACAAAGAAGCCATTTATGTAAATGGAATCCGTATCTTTGTCCCTGTAGAATATGATAGGTTTAAGGCAGGAATTCCAAAAAAGAGACACAAAACTCTTTTTGAGCTATCAACAATCACTGGCATGAGGTATGCTGAAATCCAAAGGCTGTACGATCATCCTGAATGGTACTCTGAGAGCAGGAACCAAATTCGTCTTAATGAAGATGCACAGAAGAAAGTGAAACGAAAAGCGAAGGAGAGAACCATTGATTTGTTACCCTCAACTTTTCCCTATATTCTTGATCAATTTTTCAACGGGCCCGCTCCTCCAGATATTGATACATGGAACCAAGACCTTAAAAGATGGGCTATTAAAACTAATTTTAATCCATTTGGAATCTCAGCAAAAACTACAAGAAAAAGTATTGAGTCTTGGATGCTAAGTTCAGGAGTACCGCCTTTTAAAGTTTACCAAAGACAGGGACACGATCCTGAGACATCTCTTTATCATTATCAAGGACTCAGCTTTACGGATATAGAGATGCACCAGATTAAAAAAAGATTAATGGAATGGGGTATTCTTAGAACAGATAGTTGA
- a CDS encoding PIG-L deacetylase family protein: MKLIAKPSPKPMKILALGAHPDDIEIACGGSLAKLSDAGHTIVGLIASGGECGGNGSSRRKEAMKGADFLGLNKIEIMDFPDTRLDQFVLEISKQIEVIVTELKPDIVFTHSIHDIHQDHRAVHYATLRACRNLSTILCYESPSITQYFQPNVFVNIEQYIDIKIESIREHGDQNKKSYVQPEQVYGKAIFRGTQAKVKQAEGFEAIRINLPI, encoded by the coding sequence ATGAAATTGATAGCTAAACCGAGTCCAAAACCGATGAAAATTTTGGCACTTGGAGCCCATCCAGATGACATAGAGATCGCCTGTGGAGGATCTCTCGCAAAGCTTTCCGATGCAGGGCACACTATAGTGGGCTTGATCGCAAGTGGTGGGGAATGTGGGGGCAATGGTTCATCTAGGCGTAAAGAAGCAATGAAAGGCGCTGATTTCTTAGGTCTAAATAAGATTGAAATTATGGATTTTCCTGATACTAGACTGGATCAGTTTGTCTTAGAGATTAGCAAACAAATCGAAGTAATCGTAACCGAGTTGAAACCTGATATAGTATTTACACACTCAATTCATGATATACATCAGGATCATAGAGCGGTTCACTATGCAACACTGCGTGCTTGTCGCAACCTGAGCACGATATTATGCTATGAAAGCCCTTCTATTACTCAGTACTTCCAGCCAAATGTTTTTGTAAATATCGAACAGTATATAGATATCAAAATAGAAAGTATCAGGGAACATGGGGATCAAAACAAAAAAAGCTATGTACAGCCAGAGCAGGTCTATGGAAAAGCCATCTTCCGAGGTACTCAAGCAAAAGTCAAACAAGCAGAAGGTTTTGAGGCAATTCGGATTAATTTACCAATTTAA
- a CDS encoding ATP-grasp domain-containing protein: protein MVKIMVTGIGGPAGRNVALLLLEKGHNVIGVDMQKISLPGIKVHRIPPASHPLFLEKLYTLAVEESIQLLIPTVSEELPILASEWKKLSDIPTVIGQQQAVSDADDKFLTYKRLSSHGVCIPRYLLPSQVSSPEEISLNLGWPCLSKPRVSRGGREVVIRNIKDWPAISMLDDRYILQEFIPGTEYAPNVYIGKKSVIVVLEKTKLKEGIVGNATEVKCVNAPDVADIAKSAAKAMNLTGPMDIDIRRRNDQNPVVLEINARFGANIARAKEVLDAVLEDFGVC from the coding sequence ATGGTAAAGATTATGGTGACTGGTATTGGAGGCCCAGCCGGTCGTAATGTTGCATTACTCCTTTTAGAAAAAGGACATAACGTCATTGGCGTTGATATGCAGAAGATTTCGCTTCCAGGGATCAAGGTGCATAGAATTCCTCCTGCTTCACACCCATTGTTCTTGGAAAAACTATACACTCTTGCAGTCGAGGAGAGCATTCAACTGCTAATACCAACTGTAAGCGAGGAATTACCAATCTTAGCATCAGAATGGAAAAAATTGAGTGATATACCGACGGTCATTGGTCAACAGCAAGCAGTCTCCGATGCAGATGATAAATTTCTGACATATAAACGTCTTTCAAGCCATGGGGTATGTATTCCCAGGTACTTACTGCCTTCACAGGTCTCTTCGCCTGAGGAGATCTCGCTTAATTTGGGATGGCCATGCCTGAGTAAACCGCGAGTAAGTAGAGGTGGTAGAGAGGTAGTTATCAGAAACATAAAGGATTGGCCTGCAATCTCCATGCTTGATGACAGATATATATTACAGGAGTTTATCCCTGGAACGGAGTACGCACCTAATGTATACATTGGAAAAAAATCTGTTATCGTAGTTTTAGAAAAGACTAAGCTAAAAGAAGGAATCGTGGGCAATGCAACTGAAGTGAAGTGCGTAAACGCCCCAGACGTAGCAGATATAGCTAAATCCGCAGCAAAGGCTATGAATCTGACTGGTCCAATGGACATAGATATTCGCCGTCGAAACGATCAAAATCCTGTAGTTCTGGAGATCAATGCCAGGTTTGGGGCAAATATTGCCAGAGCCAAAGAAGTGCTGGATGCAGTTTTAGAAGATTTTGGAGTTTGCTAA
- a CDS encoding glycosyltransferase family 2 protein, with the protein MEPLLLFFYITGFTCFSVGILTIPYYPLSLAFEMRKSKQDIFNSKDPFVSIVVPAYNEGKVIGHCIKSILESNYSEYEVILVDDGSSDNTLEEMQRYETNSHVIVVTKKNGGKASALNVGLKLAKGEVIFFVDADGIFAPDTISKMLSGFISEDVGAVCGNDAPINVTNLQTKLANLLTHVGTGFVRRALSSIDCLPVVSGNIGAFRYSTLEKTGPFLEGFIGEDIELTWRVHRAGYKIVFQPWAIVYAESPSTITGLWKQRVRWARGLLKTAYIHRDMLFNPKYAPFAFYLPINLTSMIIIPLLQLISILLLPVLLYLNVNPIPLSWISIMGWLGMFSAIFALLFAIALDRAWSDLKYFYVIPLWVLYSLMMDVVMLWAIIVELRKEEAKWNKLDRTGIVSR; encoded by the coding sequence ATGGAACCGCTTCTTTTATTCTTCTATATTACAGGATTCACCTGCTTTTCTGTAGGTATTCTGACGATTCCATATTATCCACTATCTTTGGCTTTCGAAATGCGCAAAAGCAAACAGGACATATTCAACAGCAAGGATCCCTTTGTCTCTATAGTGGTACCAGCCTATAACGAAGGAAAAGTGATAGGCCATTGTATAAAGTCCATTCTAGAATCAAATTATTCAGAATATGAGGTTATCCTAGTAGATGATGGTTCATCTGATAATACACTTGAAGAGATGCAGCGTTATGAAACGAACTCTCACGTAATTGTGGTAACCAAGAAAAATGGAGGCAAAGCCTCAGCTCTTAACGTGGGACTAAAACTAGCCAAAGGAGAAGTAATATTCTTCGTCGATGCTGACGGCATCTTTGCTCCTGATACCATAAGCAAGATGCTCAGTGGTTTTATCAGCGAAGATGTAGGTGCAGTATGTGGCAACGATGCTCCCATTAACGTTACTAATCTTCAGACAAAACTGGCGAACTTGCTCACTCATGTAGGCACAGGCTTTGTGCGTAGAGCACTATCTTCTATCGATTGCCTTCCTGTCGTATCTGGCAATATAGGTGCCTTCCGATATAGCACTCTTGAAAAGACTGGTCCCTTCTTAGAGGGATTTATAGGCGAAGACATAGAATTGACCTGGCGTGTGCACAGGGCAGGTTACAAAATAGTGTTTCAACCTTGGGCCATAGTATATGCAGAATCACCCTCAACTATCACGGGCCTGTGGAAGCAGCGCGTGCGATGGGCACGTGGGCTACTTAAGACAGCTTATATTCACCGAGATATGTTATTCAATCCAAAGTATGCCCCTTTTGCTTTTTATTTGCCAATTAACTTAACATCAATGATTATCATACCTTTGCTACAGTTGATATCAATCCTACTGTTACCGGTCTTGCTATATCTCAACGTTAATCCCATCCCTTTGAGCTGGATAAGCATCATGGGTTGGCTTGGTATGTTCTCTGCCATTTTTGCATTATTATTTGCTATTGCTCTTGACCGAGCTTGGTCTGATTTAAAATACTTCTACGTGATACCATTATGGGTACTATATTCCTTAATGATGGATGTAGTAATGCTATGGGCGATCATCGTTGAGCTGCGTAAAGAGGAGGCAAAATGGAACAAGCTAGATCGGACCGGCATTGTAAGCCGCTGA
- a CDS encoding GNAT family N-acetyltransferase, giving the protein MIIQRYDDSRKKEVCEVVLGVLMEHGFEPDRLKDADLNDINDYYFGSGGVFFVGIVDGKVVGTAGVRKLDGNLCEIRRIYLKKAFRSKGYGKQLFGTALNFAEKNCSGAFLKTDSTLTKAIDMYLKCGFTFQKEERGYLYFEKMF; this is encoded by the coding sequence ATGATAATCCAGAGATATGATGATTCCAGAAAGAAAGAGGTCTGTGAAGTTGTGCTTGGAGTTCTGATGGAGCACGGCTTTGAACCTGACAGGCTAAAAGATGCCGACCTCAATGACATAAACGATTACTACTTTGGAAGCGGAGGCGTGTTTTTCGTGGGGATCGTTGACGGTAAAGTCGTAGGCACCGCAGGCGTCCGAAAACTTGACGGAAACCTGTGTGAAATCCGGCGTATTTACCTTAAAAAGGCTTTCAGAAGTAAAGGCTACGGAAAGCAGCTCTTCGGAACTGCTCTCAATTTTGCTGAGAAAAACTGCTCAGGTGCGTTTCTTAAAACCGATTCAACCCTCACGAAAGCAATAGACATGTACCTTAAATGCGGTTTCACTTTTCAGAAAGAAGAAAGGGGGTACCTGTATTTCGAGAAAATGTTTTAA